TTCAACTATCCTTCGTTTTAATGGTTGAATCTTATGCTTGCAGTTCTGTAGTGTTGATCACCTGTTCCGACGTAGTCGGAGTTTTTCCTTTCGTCCCTGTTTTGACGACGTGTCGACCAAGCATCATTACGACGTTACGATGCGCTTGATGCACAGTTTGCAAATGGAATCTCCTCCAAAGCAGAGCCCCGGTGTCGACGGACTTTGTCCAGTCCTTCCACTCGCCTCGTGTGATCTCCGTTCCTTTCATCTCGACGATCTTTTCAATCACTCCGCGTATCCATATATTCCAACCTATAGCCGCGTCGCTGATGCTCTCCAGCCATTTCGTCCAATCTCTGATTTCCTTCGACTCCACCACTGGCATGTACTTCTCCATGAACTCGATCTGCGATTTGCTCAGAAGAGATCTCAGCCAATTAGCGATTTTCCCGCACACCACGTCCACGATGTCCTTCAGCTCCTCCGTCAAGAGGTTTGGATCCTCCAACATGACGATGTTGGTCAATTTTTCGTAGATCACGCGGTGTATTCCATTTGTTATTGGATCTTCTCCCATGTTCTCGGGAGTGTTCTCGATCATTTGATAAACGGTGTCGATAATCTTGCCGAACGTAATAAACGGAAGATCGCTTTTGAATAGATCCTCGAAGTCTTCGACAGGGACCTTGTCTTTGGGTAGATCTTCTTTTGGTTTCGTTTCTGTTACTAACTCGGGAGGAACGGTTTCCTTTGCCTCCTCGACAGGtgctttttcttctctttctttggCTTGATCGGGTAAGGCATCGATTGGTTCTTCGACTGCTGAGTCCGCCTTTGCTGCTGCCTCTGCTTCTGCTTCTGCTTTTGCTTTTGCTTTTGCTTCTGCTTCTGCTTCTGCTTCAGCTTTTGCTTCAGCTTCTGCTTTAGCTTTTGCTTCCTCTTCTGCCTTAGCTTCTGCTTCAGCTTTCGTTTCGTCTTGTGCTTTAGCTTCCTCTTGTTCTTTAGCTTCAGCTTCTGCTTGAGCTTCAGCTTCTGCTTTAGCTTTCGCTTCCTCTTCTGCTTTAGCTTCCTCTTGTGCTTTAGCTTCTGCATCTGCTTGAGCTTCAGCTTCTGCTTTAGCTTTCGCTTCCTCTTCTGCTTTAGCGTCCTCTTGTGCTTTAGCTTCTGCTTCCGCTTTCGCTTCCTCTTGTGCTTTAGCTTCAGCTTCTGCTTTAGCTTCCTCTTGTGCTTTAGCTTCTGCTTCTGCTTCCGCTTTTGCTTTCGCTTCTGCTTCAGCTTTAGCTTCTGCTTCAGCTTTAGCTTCAGCTTCTGCTCTCGCTTTCTCTTGTGCCTCTGCATCAGTTCCCACCTCTGCAGCTTCAACCATTGGTGTCTCCAATCCCACGTCTTGCTTTTCTGGTTCGGTCTCTGCTTCCGCTTCCACTGTTTCCACGGGCTCTGTTTCGAGGGCGACATCCTTAtccctttcttcttcttccacttCCTCGTCTATCAACGCCTCAGACTCGACTATCCCCGCAGGTTCCTCTCTTCGTGGTTCACCGACATCGTCGCCGGTAACGTCCCTCATCTTGACCATTTCATCCTTTTCCCCCTCGTCTTCATCCTCCAACCAATCGTAATCTTTTCTTCGATCCTCGTCCTTATCGTCGTACTCGTCCtcgtcttcctcttcctcttccatCTCCATCTccaccttcttcttcttgcatCGTTCCTCGAGCTTTTCCTTCTGAA
This portion of the Hylaeus volcanicus isolate JK05 chromosome 4, UHH_iyHylVolc1.0_haploid, whole genome shotgun sequence genome encodes:
- the LOC128875155 gene encoding caldesmon-like, with the protein product MEKNDDAPEDVKRATSVEREIKKGEKDDTFEGYPRVQEKKKRWEHCDKPSKKSKECTWSCNECFQRHKAKSDGDCCETRREKKKRGPKFAKISVFGEPCTFPKKDIIPRHCLTKSDYLDILATPSRKCPPDCHKQTVLRRLRPVSPRIKELALPTRHRMLITLQQGAAILPPALLDNLVKTLEDETCLTPEQAAVVQRKKKASKKKKKEKKDQSRLKEPSKPKKQSSVGPATAGSLDKDAVLCQYLIAEHFVKSILKSKCPIPKSEFNDVAEVIVGRLTDVLEYTPQIEDRKSQQLRFLADVVACWMSGVMSEVAELQKEKLEERCKKKKVEMEMEEEEEDEDEYDDKDEDRRKDYDWLEDEDEGEKDEMVKMRDVTGDDVGEPRREEPAGIVESEALIDEEVEEEERDKDVALETEPVETVEAEAETEPEKQDVGLETPMVEAAEVGTDAEAQEKARAEAEAKAEAEAKAEAEAKAKAEAEAEAKAQEEAKAEAEAKAQEEAKAEAEAKAQEDAKAEEEAKAKAEAEAQADAEAKAQEEAKAEEEAKAKAEAEAQAEAEAKEQEEAKAQDETKAEAEAKAEEEAKAKAEAEAKAEAEAEAEAKAKAKAEAEAEAAAKADSAVEEPIDALPDQAKEREEKAPVEEAKETVPPELVTETKPKEDLPKDKVPVEDFEDLFKSDLPFITFGKIIDTVYQMIENTPENMGEDPITNGIHRVIYEKLTNIVMLEDPNLLTEELKDIVDVVCGKIANWLRSLLSKSQIEFMEKYMPVVESKEIRDWTKWLESISDAAIGWNIWIRGVIEKIVEMKGTEITRGEWKDWTKSVDTGALLWRRFHLQTVHQAHRNVVMMLGRHVVKTGTKGKTPTTSEQVINTTELQA